The Vitis vinifera cultivar Pinot Noir 40024 chromosome 3, ASM3070453v1 region TGTGTGTATCACCCCTGTACATATAGGGTGAGATCCTTTTTATTGGCACACTTTTAATAGATGTTCTTTttgtttaaaacaaaacaaacaaaacctcATAGTGCCTCCAAAACTCCTGTGAAGTAATAATCAACATCATGGCTATGATCATCCAATTCATACactggtttttatttcaaatatctttGCTTCAATACCACAGTTGAAGTAATTGTACAAATTGCCTTCAACATacactaaaacaaaaaatacgcATCTCATCTTTACAAATAAACTAACTTCCCAACCAATTCATTCTTGTTTTTATATTACAACTGTGTTTGATATATCTCAATACCCAGAAAATCAGGGGCCACCCGACTCGTATTTTTCAGCTTTTGCAAGCAAGCAAACAAGATGAATGAGCCATGGCTTGGTtcccttttttgaaaattagccCATGCGGATCAGTAATCAGGCACGGTTTTTCAGGCTACAAAATCATGTAATAGATGGGAGGAGCTGAATCTGTGCTGCCGGTTGCCAGGATCCATGCAGTCGAAATCGGCCGTGTCAGTCCCCACTGAAGAAGCTGCTGGGTTGTACATATCGGCCCCCCGCATACCCACAAAACTGTGATGACCTCCATTGGAAATGGGTAAGCTGCCTCCCTCGCAATGCTGCAACCCCAATGTAAGAGATACCCCAGTTCCACTTCCGAACCTCCCCAACTCTGACATGTGGTATGCTGCAGCAGCGGCTGCCATGAACCTATCGCTGCCCCCATCAGACTGAACAATGCCATCTGGGAAGAGGCTGCTGCATTCCTCCACGCTAGGCCTTTGGTCCCCGCTTAATTTCACTATTCCATATTCAGTTTGGGTTTCACCCCGTTCCCCATTTCTGAAACTGGCTCCTGCAGTTGGTCCCCCCATCTCTACATCGGGAGCATTACTGGATTTGGAGTCAAGAAATCGGCCAGTGCTGCATCTCTCGGTTACCGTGGAAGTTGTGCTTGGCTGAAAATCATCACCTCTTTCCTCAGATGCCCTGATATCACTTTTTGTCGCTTTGGGTGCATTTTCGGACGAAGAATTAGAGTCCATATCTGCATCACCTATCTCTTCTTTGTACATCTCTTCCACCATGGGCTTCCAGAGACGCACCCGCGCATTTATAAACCAGTTTGAGACCTAACccaaacaacaaataaattatcaaactcGGTGTGTGGAATATATGAGGGATGCAAGGTAGTTTTGAGTCATATATCGACTATGATATTGGTTTAACCACCCACCccaacccaaaaacaaaaaaaaaacaaaacaaagtagTGCATGAAATCCCATCTGTATTGGCAATTctacaaaattttgaagaacCCCTtcatagggaaaaaaaatgttaaaacatACAAAGCCCGATTTTAGAGCATACAAATCAAGCATTCAAAGCAGCTCGCCAGATATCATTCCTAAAGATTGTAAAATGTGTGCATATCCTTCTCCCCCATGTCAAATAGGTTGCTCATTCAAAGTCATTCTTCAAAacttctctcttcctttttttcaattttctttctttaacaCTATGTTTGGTTACCAAACCATATGAGGAAAAgaagatataaagaaaaaaaatagaaagaaagaaaaaagtgaagtaaaataaaaaatagattgaaagtaaataaattatttttatatattttttaaaacttatttcacttatctTCCACCATTGCATAAAAGAccgaataattttaaaatgtataaatttctacctaattttaattatattttattttcttctgtattcataataaaaccaaacatgagaagaccattttccttagcattttgttttttttccctaatatattccatgaaccaaacatagcctaaatgtTTATAGCTATTGAAACCATTGTCGACTTTCCAACCATTTTCACAACATTTCCGAGATTAATGACTATTCCTATGAACTTGTAATCATTGTTTATATGGACGGGAGTGTACAATAGAATCATTTAGTAAATGCAGCCAAGCAAGAAATATCCAAGATCAAAGCTCTACAACATAAGATTGCCTCATAGATGAACAGTTAAATCATTATTAACAATCATATCTACATAATACAATCAGTTCCTTTCTTACCTGACTCCTGGTCAAGCCTGTCTGCCTTGCCAGCATGATCTTATCAGAATCTTTTGGGTAGCtggaaaacataaaaaattagcAATTTGATGAATGGAAGAGCTCATGTCTTGCAAACAAAAAGTATGAAATGAACTTAAAAAGGATTAATGCCGAGTATTTACGGATGAAGGAAGTGCTCAAATAGCCAAGCACGAAGAATAGAAACAGAGCTTTCAGGCAGCCCCCTCTGTGGCCTCCAGGCATGTTGTTGCATCATACCAAGCTGCTGAAGAGCCCTCTGTTGCCTGAGCTGCTGGTCCACATATCGCAGGCGAGATATTCCAACCCCTTTGCCGTTTCCTGAAGTATCTTGCTCCCCAAGACTTCTTCGCGTTGCTCGAATCTGGCCAGTGATTGCATCACGCAAGCAGCGGAAGTGGCGAGAAATTGTCTGGAGGGCAAGTGCTGTGTAGGGTTTTGCAGCCCCAGATCCTGCTATCACATCAAATGATGATACCACAATCTGCATCTGGTGATAATACTGTTTGTACCTTCTATCAACCTGAGACAATAGAATGATTATCAACACAAGTTCATTCAAATTAGAGGTGTTATAAGGGGTAAAGCTTATACATCAGTCTCTTAGGCATATGAAAACTGGgaaatatcatatttgttttGACAATGATTCATACAGATACAAACTACCGAAGCAGAatgtagagaaaaataaaattacatcaCAGCCTGTTTAAGCAGATTTGATGAATCTATTCTACATCAcagatggaaaaagaaagagaatgatcAGCCACCTTCTTCACAAAATATGCTAGACTCTCAAAAGCAATTGTTAAAATAATCAGGATTCTACTTTCCGGATGGGTAGACCAGACCAGAAGAACAtttcaaaatcatcattttcaatTCCAGGGGTAACTGAAGGGATCATGGCTTGTTTCAATAATTTCTCCTTCCTCTCTCACTCAATCtagaaattaagaataatttcCACAAGCAAAATTTGCATCTCATGTATTTGTCCTCTTTATTGCATAGACAAAGTGGGGAAGGGTATCCAAAAACTTAGGAATACCCCTCCAGCAGCCGAAATTTAGCCCATACATTCTATATTCTTTCAAAAAGAATCTAGAAAAACACAATTCATTCATGTGAAATTAACAAAGTTGTGCTTTTGGTGGGGAACTTAGGAAAACCTAGCAGTGGATTTACTTTTGAAGGTCAAAACTCGCTTTAATTTGATACAAGTAAACTGGGAATAATGGTAATCTAAGGTCTTCAGAAGCTTAAATgcaacatggaaaaaaaaaaattaactctcTCATTTTAGTATGGTCAGTCAGCTAATAATCTCTATCCGTGTGTTTTTGAGTTAAGACTCCAAAACATAAGGGATCTCCATTCCCAAGACATAGACTCAACCATTCACTTCCTTCTCACATCCTTCATAGTAGCTTTACATTATGATATGCCATATGTGAACATCCTAAGGGCTAAGCTAACCAAAAAGTTCAGTAGATAGACTCAGTTCTTCATTGCTTTAATTCTTTCAATAATCACTCTATATTAATCAAAACCCTATGAGAGAAGCAGACAGTATCAATGCCAAATGTTTAATTTCTGAGTACAAAAGACTAGGTTTTGAGCAATCGCATTAAACATCAGGgcaagagttaccaaaagattTGCAGGAATCCTTTTtgacaacaaagaaaaataagatgctttattattatttaataaaaaaatgcttAAATATGAATTGTCAAACTACTCTTCAGGAGAATGGAACATCATAATTCATATATACCAGAACAAATCTTAACTCAAAAGGGAAAAGAATAATGAATGGCAGATCATCACATAAAGTTGTTTATGTGTTCATCATGCACCCATTTCCACACAATCCAAAAGACTTCAGTCTGCAAGTTCTCATACCagagaaattggaattttacatttaaaaaggtttggtttaaTCGACTGAAAAAAGTGTCCAATGAAGTAAGCCTAAATCATCAGATTCATTGTTCAATTCCACTGCCTCCTGAAAATCCCACAAAACCTTTTAACTTCAAGCATCCTATAATTGACAGAAAGATAGAAAATTGCTAGTTCCTAATCATCAACACCATGTTACCAAATTTATTTCTGAAGTATCAACACCATCcccaaaatacatttaaacaaCGTAACTTCATGCTGAACAAGCCTGAGAAACTGAAATTATGTCCCCCAGAAACACCTCAAATGGTTTTTTACTTCTACTCTACTTGTTATATTTTAGAGGTTCAATACCAAGCTTGCTAGACTTCTTATTGAACACACAAATCTGTGCACTCCTCATCTTCAATCAGTATCCAGAAACAATTTGCATAAAATGGATTCAAATATtagagtataaaaaaaaaaatcatttttttgaaatatgcaaaaaatttcaaaatatgcAACCTGTGATATAAATGTAGTGGTAGTCTGAAGTTGATACTTTTGCATCAACTAGATTTGGTCCAGTCCATAGCTAAACTACCTAACATATACCTGAGAAAAGGACCTAGAAAACTGATGAACCAGCTTATAAAATACTAGTGTGTCAGTTCTTACCTCATCTAACATGGCCAAAAGCTTTGTCAACTTGTTTTGTAAATCCTGTCTTTCAGCAGGAGAAAGCTCACTTGAGGAATTGCTGACAGGCTCTTGAGGGTTTGAAGCTGCAGGAGTCATACCAGTTCCATTCTTCAAACCCACATCGGCCTCTTTGGAACCCTTCCAAAGCTCATGTATGTTTTGGTTTTTCTCAGAATCAGGCTGCTTCAAAGCTTTTCGAACATTAACAACTTCATCAAGCAGTTGCTGGGCTGCCTTTAAGTACTTGGAATGGGGAATGGTCCTCGCAATACTTGACATTCCATATGAAGATGGATCCACTTTAATTGAATCTTGATTAGCTCCAAGAACACCTGGTGGCAAAAATTCAGCATTTCTCAACTGTTCATCCCTAGAAGAGCCATTCCTGCCGCCACCTTCACCCGACACTGATGAAGTAGGACTCAAGAATGAGGTGAAACCCTGATTGGGATTCCGATATTGAATGGAAGGAATTTGGATTCCTGAGGGGATTTGTGTGCCAAGACTAAGGGACAAGCCCTGAGCCTGCAAATGCTGCCCGGTGTGAAGAAGGCTTGCAGGGCCACCCAGTGAGTTCATAACTAGCATCTCATTTTTACCATCCCTCCATGCGCTGAAATCATGTTCCACTATATGTGACCCACTAAGGCTTGACAAGATTTCATGCTGCGGTTGGGTGGAGTCGGAAGCTGCCACAGATGGAATTTCAATGCAGTTGTGGTTGTGCTGCTGGGCATTCCCAGCCAATGTGTCCGAGTATGACCCAGAAGACGATGGGTAGCTCATATACATCATATTAGTGGGAAGAACAGGAACTTCCGAATATGATGTGGGCAAAGGTTCCCTTAAATAATGCATAGGGGCAGCATCTCTTTGATTATTTGAACTAGGGTAATATGTAGccatcttttctttctctttactGCCCAGAATTCAGTGTACACTTACCTATTCTCCCTGGAAACAATTATAgggaaaattataataaataaaaaaaacaaacttccACAATCAAAATTCCCTCAGCAGCATATAAGCTTCAGATAACCAGTATTTCTGATTTGGcttaaaagaagaaagataagCGAAAAAGCATGATCTGGGTTTGTCTTATTGCTACAATTGCAATATGGGTTTCAAGGCTTTAATCCATGGCTTTCATCAGGAACAAAGAAGCTATTCCTGGTGATCTCAGAAGAGTTCatagaaaatatatacaattCATAGATAATAACAATTGCCAATGAACTTGTGAAGAAAGGAATCTAGTATATATGCGCAAactgaagaaacaaaaaacccaaCTTGGGCTTATGAGAAGGGAGGTTGGCATGGAATCATCAAAGTGTCGAAAGTCTTCTATCATTATTAATGTTTCAAAAGGCCATTCATGCCAACTAGAATACTACAATAGAGCAAAAAGCCTCCATAAATCTCATTTATTCCACACCATCAAGTGCAACAAACttagtaataaataataagtgaaTAAAACTAGCAATAATGACCACCTCAAAACCCCTCTGAACGCAGAATCAGAAAACAACCcaactaaaaaagaaattgaactcTGTTTCTCATGTAACAAGGTTTCAAAAACAAAACCCAGAAaagaaaaccaatttttttacaCACCCgcaaaagaataaaaacagTGAGAAAAATAAACCAAGACAGACCCATAATCAGTTAGAATCAGaagatcaaaaaaaaaaagtttacttTCTTGTCATCATCGTGTCCAGGCACTGAGGGAGAgtagaggagagagaaaaaaaaattcctatctGAAAGCAGCttgtgaaaatgaaaatagaaaggcaaaaataaaataaaataaaacctgaAAATCCGTAACAGTTGTGTGTATTGTGGGGAACAGAAAAGCTCCGGATCCGCTGAGAACAATCCTCCCAAGAACAGACATAAACCGATCCCGAGATCCATAAACAACCCACAAACAcataatctctctctctctcttttatggGACTGATGCAAACAACCAGCAATAAACAAACTCAAACCCTGAATTTTTAAACGAAAGCATGGCAATGAATTCTCACtttgtttgatctttttttctaatcatatattctctatCCATCATTCCCATATCTCCCACCCCCACGTGAGAATCACACACccatctttctctttctctttctctttctctttctctatatATGAAGCTCAAAGAAGAGGAAattgaaaaaagaacaaaaaaattgatgaaaactgTCTTTTCACTTTCTGTCACTTTCTCTTCCTTTCATCCTAGTTTTGCTTTGCTTTCTCTATGTTTCTTGCTTGCTTGCTTGTTTGGATGATGTGAGAAGTTGTTGCTTGACTTGGTTCTTTGTCTTGCTGTTGTTGATGATGTTTGGTTAAGGAGTTCAATCTCTAACTACCAGTTGGTAGACCTAAACCCTCTCTTAAACCCCCCACCACCATCACCGTCTCTctctactttctctctctaacctcTCTCTCATCTCCTCTTTGAAAGGTCTGGtttgtggttttttttctttgcttcaaTATCCACCATGTatgaattttttctatttttttttttatatatatttttttcattgttttgaaAGATGTCCACCATTTGAGTGCCCATATCACtgtttttctttgtctttttctCTCTGACCACTTGTGGACTTTTTGCACCCAGGCCCTCCGTTTTTAGTGTATTTTCACTGGTGGGCccttatatttttgttgttttgtttttttctcatcatgccTGAATCATCCACTTTTGCATCCCCATTTGGACATGCTTCTAAGTTCTAAGTTCTAAGTTCTAACAAATGTAAAGAAAGATTCTATTGCTACTTCTTTTCACTTGCCTTTTCTATCTctcatttggaaaaaaaaaattatatgtaaacAAATATATTACAAAAGGACTGTTTAAAggataataatataataattttttatttaagataacTTAATTACAGAGAAAAACCATATATTATTGAAGAGAGTCTCTTAGATGTCAAATATAACCTTTCCAGATTGATGCAATTATTAAAagatctcatttttttaatttgacagTGTCCACTTACAGAAATAAGCAATTCAAGTTTTCatgttttaatcatattttactataaatgaaaaaaaatgtaacatcaGCCATCATGAAAAGTTTATTATGTAAATCTAACTTTTCATGTTTCAAAGTGATTttgaaatagttttaaaatgtttttttcaatatttgatcAATTTAAAAAGTATGAAGATTGATGGTCCTTTCAAAAGTGGCTTTTTATCatgtaatatattttaaaaattatatgcaAACAGGAAGCTATTGTCTTTAAAAACGCTAATAACAAAAATGTTAAAGATAAAAACACTTTggtaaaaagttttttttaaaaaaaaatatatatatattgggtcAAGGAAGTTGTTATTTTGAAAGTAATTAACCcacaaaatgaaattaatacAATATTCTTCATCTAAGTTGAGAAAATATTCCCAAACGTGATGAGCTATAAAGATGGTGAGCCCCATCGAGAGGCTTTTGATGAGGAGAAAAGGCTCCAAAAATTCTCCATCTTTTAAACTTCCGAGTTCTGACTAGATGATGAGAGTCTATATTAAAAAGATCAATGGTCACTGTCTCTTGAATCCTTGATGGTATAAAGTGGCTAACCAAACTCATTGGTGGCTCGTGGACCCCCGAATCATGATGATGGATCCTATTATTTGCATGTCCGTGAGGCCAATTATTGTTTCGCTTTATTATcattgattgttttttaaaaataaaaaaaaaataaacttttttcttaaatatatgatagataatatttttaccCTATCCAGATTTTACTATCagttattaaattttattgtatcATTCATATCCTATAAAATGAGATGAGAGATTATATAAAATTGGCCCATGTGATactaaataaaatgttatttatatCCACACGTATTGATGAACCATATaagtttaatataattttatgtgATTCTTATCAAACTAAACACATTAAATAAATCCTCCCTAAGAGAAATGTGGCCCCAAAGAAATTTAAGTCAGTGATCTCAATTGAAATTACCCCTAAAAATTAGTAACTCTCCTTTTCTTTAAAAGTTCCAACAGCTAACTCGAGAACATTGTTTAGATCAActactttgatttattttcacacttcttacttcctttcctttcatttcctctcCTCTCCATGGTATAAAGTTATAATTGGTAGATTAAACTATATTTGtaactataaaatataaaagaattataaaaatatttgagaccatattttaaaacataattcaaAAACCAATCCGGTATTTggtaatatttttaacaaaatttgtcaaaaaaataaattttaaaatgtttcttaattatttttaggaactcaactatagaaaataattttttttttatgaagatgCTCGTACACTTGCATAGaatgtaaaagtttttaaaatattagtaaattattcaaatattttatgctagaaaataattgaaaatattttaaatttatttaaaaaataaattcttaaaaactacttttaattaaaaaaaattaaatcgttgtcaaccaaaatttaaattaccCTCCAATATTCCCATTTAGTCAACTCCAAGGAACTTCAAATTTCGTAGTCACAACAACCACACAGATCTACATGAACCATGGGACTCCaactaatataaaataaaaataaaaaatgctccCGTTGTTTACATTGTTTTACTTCCAAGTTAAAACAAAATGTAATAATTGTAACTTCATAGACCACCAAACCATGACAACCTCATTTCCAACTTGTACTTGCCCAAAGAACACACAAGAATTAAATGATTCAATTTTGAATACATCATTCATTAAGGGGGTAAATTggtaataaagaaaaaattgaggcATTGttagtaataaattaaaatcctaaGACCCGAAAGGATGGCTTAAAAAGCTGGGGAGAGGTACAGAGCATCAGCGCTCCTGGGGAGGTTGACGTGGGATGTGGGCCCACGGATACGTGAATGGGGAAGCGAGTCGACGAAACGCATGGCATTGGGAGTCGCACCCGCAAAATCTAAGGTTTATTTAATGGCGCCATTTGATTGGTTGATGCCTCGATGCTTTACCATCACTCGCGCGCGTTTGGCTTTTAGTCGTGTGTTGGGCTCTACTTGGAGTCGGTGGCGATGGAGGGGTAGGGTGGGTGTTGGTGTGTGAGCAAGTGGATTTCGAGCGAGTGAGTCCGTCTTTCACCACGTGTCTGCCTTTTTAGGGCAAAGCTGgaagattaattatttttattttattgatgtCCTCGTCACCGCCTCACAcatataaaatgtatttattttatcttttgttCAATAGGTTATTAAGCAGGAAGCAGGAAGCAGCAAGCACcatttcaaataatctttttattttttgcttcaaTAGTCAATACCTTatcaaacatcaaataaattttttacatcaattgaaaaagaaaaaggaggttCAAGGATGGTCAATATTTCTTTCATCCTTGTGTAAAGTCCAATTTGCATCTTATAACACGTTAATAAGGTTTAAGTTAAAcatcttttattaaattttaaaaagtgggcTTTGCAAAGTCATTATAAACAATACCGACTTGGTAGCAGTAGCACCACCAACTTGCAATCCGAACTGTTAAAAAGCATTTATTGAAATCATTGGTGATTATAAATGATCCAAGTACCAATGTACAAGATTACAAAATTAAGGTCCAAATacacaaatataattttgacCTGTTTAATTCaacattaaatattttcttacatttaacCATTCATAAAAGGTAATGTGGTCTGATAAATTCGTAGGAAtgtatttaacaatttttttaaatgtaaaaaataacccTTTAATTTTCCATAGATCACTTTAAACAACACTCTTTGAATTAacataaaaatactaaattgttatatatattcTCTTAAGATAAAGCATTACAAACGTatctaaatagataaatattcaaaatactACTAATTTCTTGTTGTTGAATAATTtgaatatatgtatatatatatatatatatatatattgaagtaTATTTTCAATCCATtattaatattgaaaaaaataaaaatatttgtcatCCATGtacttctttcaaaattttcccttgaataaagagtttttatttttttgtaaaattaaaaatatttatattatttggaAAAGCACCAAATTAGTGATGTAATTTCCTATAAATAAAACACTCCTTTTACTATTTAGTTCATTGGGATAACgtattggaataaaaatagtCAATCTTAAATATAAATTCTCTCAAAGCAATACCTTTGAAATGTCAGATCTCAACTGTTTACAATGTGTAGTGAAATCCAAATCCTCAAATgatgatattaagttattaacaACTAGGAGTATTGAAAGTTGCTTGTCAGGataattatttatatctattttaattttgtttaatacaatgaattataattctaaaaaaacttgatttggttgatttataaattataagaatattcTATCAAGGTTCCAAAATATTTTGTTGGTATGATTTCAAAAATGAAGAactttttcatattattattattattatatctatTATCTAAATGTTGGGATAATTTATATAAAGTTCTAAATTTGCTAATATAATTTTGTAGCAATGTATTTCCATGATCTAACGTGTGAGATATTTTCaagtaaattaatatttttaatataatagttaataatacatttaaaaaaatgataatgataatttcttatttgaaaCTACAAACATCAGTGTTAGGATTCAATATCTATAGATTCTAGAGGAAATATAGATGCTTAATTTTAAGTGAGCAAGTTATAAATGCATTATTTAGTAGTCAAACAAATTACAAATTATAAACGAATTATCTAATAGTCTAACAAATTGCAATGCATATGAtactttatattaaataatttttctaaaatatatagaaattgaaaagaatatttaaaattggACCTATAATTAGcaaaatgttaattttataagataaataattttaattttaaatggttttcatcatcaaataatcaattaattcaACACTTACAATTAGAACGGTCAATATGTaccttttaattattaatatgaagtttttttatatttaattttcaattttatcaaacatccgTAAAGATGTGCAAAAACTAAACAATCCTATGGTAAGAATACCTCTATGGTTTTTAAATAGCAAGAATTAATATTGTTAAAATGAAGAAACCTTCTTactgataataataataaaacttcCTCCCTCACAAAATGGGATGGAATATTTTGTAGAATATGTATGATAACGAGGAGGTGATTCATTTTGACAACCTTCAGTAGAAAAAGTGTGGGATATTAAGTGGTGAAAGGTGCATTTattatttggtttattttgaAAAGAGGCATAACAAAATATATCTGCATCTTGATAACAAGTCggttataattttttgaaaatatacaaatttatatatcGTGTCCTGGcgacaataataataagtactgtacacaatattttgaaaacatgtATGTAACGTGTGTTCATATGTATGTATTGCCAAACATATCATTATGACTTTGAAGTAGTTCAGAGTTTAAGGAATAGACAATTTTGCTATGAAACACAAagcaaatttcttttattttttatgacttaaagaatttcagaaaaaaataatttatcacaTGTAAAAGTACAACACGATAAGATATGAAATTCCTCTTTCATCATAAGTATTTTCGTCCTTATTTTGTTAGTAAATGGCATTTGGATCACTAACCTTGGAAGGAAGGCTGGCAGCATTAAATTAGTAATAAATGGGTTTGGTATTTTGGTCAAAGGAGTGCctcttttcccctgtttttctATTTACCCAACATGCCACGGGTACTATTACCATGTTGCCTAACTTGCCTTTCCGCGGGTAGTTTCGAAAAtcatatgaattttttagtttttatgaatttaaaattatactcgatatcattcattttcattttcttgattcttatcaaattattagtttttagtttttagtttcatttcatttaaaattattatatatatttacaagTCAAAGATGAAgag contains the following coding sequences:
- the LOC100262246 gene encoding BEL1-like homeodomain protein 6, with product MATYYPSSNNQRDAAPMHYLREPLPTSYSEVPVLPTNMMYMSYPSSSGSYSDTLAGNAQQHNHNCIEIPSVAASDSTQPQHEILSSLSGSHIVEHDFSAWRDGKNEMLVMNSLGGPASLLHTGQHLQAQGLSLSLGTQIPSGIQIPSIQYRNPNQGFTSFLSPTSSVSGEGGGRNGSSRDEQLRNAEFLPPGVLGANQDSIKVDPSSYGMSSIARTIPHSKYLKAAQQLLDEVVNVRKALKQPDSEKNQNIHELWKGSKEADVGLKNGTGMTPAASNPQEPVSNSSSELSPAERQDLQNKLTKLLAMLDEVDRRYKQYYHQMQIVVSSFDVIAGSGAAKPYTALALQTISRHFRCLRDAITGQIRATRRSLGEQDTSGNGKGVGISRLRYVDQQLRQQRALQQLGMMQQHAWRPQRGLPESSVSILRAWLFEHFLHPYPKDSDKIMLARQTGLTRSQVSNWFINARVRLWKPMVEEMYKEEIGDADMDSNSSSENAPKATKSDIRASEERGDDFQPSTTSTVTERCSTGRFLDSKSSNAPDVEMGGPTAGASFRNGERGETQTEYGIVKLSGDQRPSVEECSSLFPDGIVQSDGGSDRFMAAAAAAYHMSELGRFGSGTGVSLTLGLQHCEGGSLPISNGGHHSFVGMRGADMYNPAASSVGTDTADFDCMDPGNRQHRFSSSHLLHDFVA